Below is a window of Paramagnetospirillum magneticum AMB-1 DNA.
GGCGATAACGTCACGACGACGGTCTATTTCGACTATCTCGGGCCGCGCTATGCCAGCGTGGCCACCGAGCGCGACGCCGAGGAGCGTACCCTCAGCCAGTTAGCCGACGATATCCGCAACCGTGTCGCCCTAGCGATTCAGCGCTATCAGGCCAACCCCAACGACGAGCGATATCGGCAGCGCTCCTTGTTTCTCGACGACATGGGCGGGGGGCGTCGGTGAAACTGAGCGGGGCACGGGTGGAAGCATTTCTTAAGTCACCCGACCCCTCCATCCGCGCCGTCCTGGTGTTCGGGCCTGATCTCGGGCTGGTACGCGAAAGGGTGCAGCGATTGATCCGCTCGGTGGTGCCTGATGCTTCCGATCCTTTCCGGGTTGCCGAGCTGACTCCCGCCGCGCTGAAGGAAGTCCCGTCGCGCCTGGCCGACGAGGCCGCCGCCATGGCCCTGGGCGGCGGGCGCCGCGCCGTGGTGCTGCGCGATGCCGGCGACGGTCAAAGCGGAGCGGTTTCGTCCTTTCTGGCCCGGCCCATGGGCGACGCCCTGGTTGTGATCGAGGGCGGGGAACTGGGGCCGCGCTCGTCCTTGCGCAAGCTGTTTGAAGGCGCCGACAACGGTGCGGCGCTGGCCTGCTACGGTGATGAAGGCGGCTCGCTGGCCGGGGTGATCCAGGAGGAGCTGAAGGCCGCCGGACTGATGGCCGAGCCCGATGCCATGGCCTATCTCACCGAGCATCTGGGCGGCGACCGCCGCCTGACGCGGGCCGAACTGGGAAAGCTGGCGCTGTACATGGGCGGACCCGGCCGCGTCAGTCTGGACGACGCGGTGGCCTGTGTCGGCGATACCGCCGCGCTGGGCTTGGACGATCTGGCGCTGGCCACCGCTGATGGCGATCATGCCGGGGCGCAGCGCGTGCTTGACCGGCTGCTGCGGGAAGGCGGCCAGCCGGTGGGCATGCTGCGCTCGGTGGCCCGGCACTTCCAGCGCCTGCATCTGGCCGCCGGGTTGATGGCTCAGGGCAAGTCCACCGATCAGGCCATGTCCGCACTGAAGCCGCCGGTGATCTTCAAGGCCGCCGATCGCTTCAAGCGCCAGCTGTCGCGCTGGCCCGCCGACCGGCTGGGCAAGGCGCTGGAT
It encodes the following:
- the holA gene encoding DNA polymerase III subunit delta; the protein is MKLSGARVEAFLKSPDPSIRAVLVFGPDLGLVRERVQRLIRSVVPDASDPFRVAELTPAALKEVPSRLADEAAAMALGGGRRAVVLRDAGDGQSGAVSSFLARPMGDALVVIEGGELGPRSSLRKLFEGADNGAALACYGDEGGSLAGVIQEELKAAGLMAEPDAMAYLTEHLGGDRRLTRAELGKLALYMGGPGRVSLDDAVACVGDTAALGLDDLALATADGDHAGAQRVLDRLLREGGQPVGMLRSVARHFQRLHLAAGLMAQGKSTDQAMSALKPPVIFKAADRFKRQLSRWPADRLGKALDLLTEAEVDCKTTGMPAAEIASRALMMIARAAARR